A genome region from Panicum virgatum strain AP13 chromosome 4K, P.virgatum_v5, whole genome shotgun sequence includes the following:
- the LOC120705218 gene encoding phytosulfokines 1-like, which produces MIVHGRRTAAMTLQVCLLCLLVAPPLLAKGARPSRKLLWTAQEEPSHGGLGSHGTGAAASATPEPCSGGARGSGSRASAGTGEAQCDTVRWAEIHTDYIYTQDVKHP; this is translated from the exons ATGATCGTGCACGGGAGGAGAACGGCGGCCATGACGCTGCAGGTCTGCCTTCTGTGCCTGCTGGTGGCTCCTCCCCTGCTGGCGAAGGGCGCTCGGCCGTCCAGGAAGCTCCTGTGGACGGCGCAGGAGGAGCCGAGCCACGGCGGCCTCGGCAGCCACGGCACTGGCGCCGCCGCATCCGCGACCCCG GAGccgtgcagcggcggcgccaggggTTCAGGGAGCAGAGCAAGTGCAGGCACGGGCGAGGCGCAGTGTGATACGGTGAGATGGGCAGAAATTCACACGGATTACATCTACACCCAAGATGTCAAGCACCCGTAA